A window of the Nisaea acidiphila genome harbors these coding sequences:
- a CDS encoding SPOR domain-containing protein, translated as MRTLTRRLLPLALITALSACSFEFPDFDFLESEETLPAKEPLAQLPPAPKPLYQPGDTYVFNDDGTVVQEQVVGVTPDRVTWTNDSGLIWTTTNELVTPQLSWSSHPELGRGRQTVIGNPGTLFPLQEGNIVAFGIRGNSEKLPTGWEDELRCVVAGQEDVTVPAGTFTTFRIDCKRKDVETSLYYAPVAQNYVLRERVFSNSRSRKELMSVNLADNRTASMPVTVEQPMHKTDVVNPKIAAADNMPETGATMKMAADDKMSKAEDHGESMPAVDDTKLVMLISRLESVVTKLEAMSDEKMMAPKEMSGEEKMEKSEAAMTAPSKSGKWGIHLESYRTQSGARRGWSALQKRYPKELGGLELKAIEFDAGDGRGTFVRLVAAAFETRADAGKACSALKAKRQYCQAVRIAR; from the coding sequence ATGCGGACACTCACCCGACGCCTTCTTCCCCTGGCCCTGATCACGGCCCTCTCGGCCTGTTCCTTCGAGTTTCCCGATTTCGATTTCCTGGAAAGCGAGGAGACACTTCCGGCGAAGGAGCCGCTGGCCCAACTTCCCCCCGCGCCGAAACCGCTCTATCAGCCGGGCGACACCTACGTCTTTAACGACGACGGGACCGTGGTGCAGGAGCAGGTGGTCGGGGTAACGCCCGACCGGGTCACATGGACAAACGATTCCGGGCTGATCTGGACCACGACGAACGAGTTGGTCACGCCGCAGCTTTCCTGGTCCTCGCACCCGGAACTGGGACGCGGCCGGCAGACGGTTATCGGCAACCCGGGCACCCTCTTCCCGCTGCAGGAAGGCAATATCGTCGCTTTCGGGATTCGAGGGAACAGTGAGAAGTTGCCGACCGGCTGGGAGGACGAACTGCGCTGCGTCGTCGCCGGACAGGAAGATGTCACCGTCCCGGCCGGAACCTTCACCACCTTCCGGATCGACTGCAAGCGCAAGGATGTGGAGACGAGCCTCTACTACGCCCCCGTGGCGCAGAACTATGTGCTGCGTGAGCGCGTCTTCTCGAATTCCCGCTCCCGCAAGGAGCTGATGTCGGTCAATCTCGCGGATAACCGGACAGCGAGCATGCCCGTTACCGTCGAACAGCCGATGCACAAGACCGACGTGGTCAACCCGAAGATCGCGGCGGCCGACAACATGCCGGAAACCGGCGCGACCATGAAAATGGCGGCCGACGACAAGATGTCCAAAGCCGAGGACCATGGCGAAAGCATGCCGGCGGTCGACGATACCAAACTGGTGATGCTGATCTCCCGTCTCGAATCCGTGGTCACCAAGCTGGAAGCGATGTCGGACGAGAAAATGATGGCGCCGAAAGAAATGTCCGGCGAAGAGAAGATGGAAAAGTCGGAAGCCGCGATGACGGCGCCGAGCAAGTCCGGAAAGTGGGGCATCCATCTCGAATCCTACCGCACGCAAAGCGGCGCCCGCCGTGGCTGGTCCGCGCTGCAAAAACGGTACCCGAAGGAGCTGGGCGGCCTTGAGTTGAAGGCCATCGAGTTCGACGCCGGTG
- a CDS encoding amidohydrolase — MVTAKADLVLRGGNVFLGRGAGFAESVAIWGGRVIAHGTDSEIDALVGTGTRIVDLRGRLAAPGLNDAHQHLLMVGLGLSEVDCKTDTQMQALLAKIKARAEKAKPGEWIFGRGYDHFELDAKRHPFREELDQVAPNNPVYVKRTCGHMGVANSAALKLAGIDEGTPQPEGGHIESQNGKLTGLLQERAQEMITAVLSDHSIEALAEGVRAGQQHNLSLGFTSVTDPGVGLRQGYDEWKAYQQLKRQGGFGLRMHLMMLAGASGWPDRAIDLGLMTGDGDEWLRVGPMKLFTDGSAGGKTAAMFDPYVGEPENTGIMIYEDQQLFDYVKDYHDRGYQVATHAIGDRAIEQVLTAYELAIGNDVEAQGNRRHRIEHCGFLSPEQLARMKRVGVLPAPQSIFMYEFGDLYVDVLGEQMAAKAYPFRSFLDAGVYPSASSDAPVSSTNPFQNIYSMITRKTKRGTELGPDQRLTLEEALHCYSYCGAYGSFEEDIKGTLGPGQLGDVTVFDRDLFAVEPEEILEASADFAIVGGEIMHDRLGEAA; from the coding sequence ATGGTTACGGCGAAGGCGGATCTGGTACTGCGCGGGGGCAACGTGTTTCTCGGGCGCGGCGCCGGATTTGCCGAATCGGTCGCGATCTGGGGCGGGCGTGTGATCGCCCACGGCACGGATTCCGAAATCGACGCCCTTGTTGGGACCGGAACCCGCATCGTCGACCTGCGCGGACGGCTTGCGGCACCGGGGCTGAACGATGCGCACCAGCACCTGCTCATGGTCGGCCTCGGGCTCTCCGAAGTGGATTGCAAGACCGACACGCAAATGCAGGCGCTGCTCGCCAAGATCAAGGCGCGGGCCGAGAAGGCAAAACCAGGCGAGTGGATATTCGGGCGCGGTTACGACCATTTCGAGCTCGACGCCAAGCGCCATCCGTTCCGTGAGGAACTCGATCAGGTCGCGCCGAACAATCCTGTCTATGTAAAGCGCACCTGCGGCCATATGGGCGTCGCCAACAGCGCGGCTCTGAAACTTGCCGGTATCGACGAGGGAACGCCGCAGCCGGAAGGCGGGCATATCGAGAGTCAGAACGGGAAGCTTACCGGCCTGCTCCAGGAGCGGGCGCAGGAGATGATCACGGCGGTTTTGAGCGACCATTCGATCGAGGCGCTTGCCGAAGGCGTGCGCGCGGGCCAACAGCACAATCTCTCGCTCGGTTTCACCAGTGTGACCGATCCGGGCGTCGGGCTGCGCCAGGGCTATGACGAGTGGAAGGCTTACCAGCAGCTGAAGCGGCAAGGCGGTTTCGGCCTGCGCATGCACCTGATGATGCTGGCCGGTGCCAGCGGTTGGCCGGACCGGGCGATCGATCTCGGCCTGATGACCGGGGACGGGGACGAGTGGCTCCGGGTCGGACCGATGAAACTCTTCACCGACGGCAGCGCCGGCGGCAAGACCGCCGCGATGTTCGATCCCTATGTCGGGGAGCCGGAAAATACCGGCATCATGATCTACGAGGATCAGCAACTCTTCGACTACGTGAAGGATTATCACGACCGCGGCTACCAGGTCGCGACCCACGCCATCGGCGACCGCGCCATCGAGCAGGTTCTGACGGCCTACGAGCTGGCGATCGGCAACGATGTCGAGGCGCAGGGCAACCGCCGTCACCGGATCGAGCATTGCGGCTTTCTTTCGCCCGAGCAGCTCGCCCGCATGAAGCGGGTCGGCGTACTGCCGGCGCCGCAATCGATCTTCATGTACGAGTTCGGGGATCTCTATGTCGACGTGCTGGGCGAGCAGATGGCGGCCAAGGCCTATCCGTTCCGCTCCTTCCTCGATGCGGGCGTCTATCCGTCGGCCAGCTCGGACGCGCCGGTTTCCTCCACCAACCCGTTCCAGAACATCTATTCGATGATCACCCGCAAAACCAAGCGCGGCACGGAGCTCGGGCCCGACCAGCGGCTGACCCTTGAAGAGGCGCTGCATTGCTACAGCTATTGCGGTGCCTACGGTTCCTTCGAGGAGGATATCAAAGGCACTTTGGGCCCGGGCCAGCTCGGCGACGTCACGGTGTTCGACCGCGATCTCTTTGCCGTCGAGCCGGAGGAGATTTTGGAAGCCAGCGCCGATTTCGCCATCGTCGGCGGGGAAATCATGCACGACCGCCTTGGCGAGGCGGCCTGA